Part of the Cuniculiplasma divulgatum genome, ATCATTGTTACTCTTCCCAGAGTATATTGTTGTTCTTTTTTCTGTAATTATAATAGCAATTATTCTGAGGCTTTATCTTTACAAAATTTTCGGAGGCGTAAATGGAGATATAGTTGGAGCGTCTGGGGAGATCGGAAGAATGTTTGCCATTCTTCTTTCAACCATTTCAATTTTTATTGTGTGAATTGAGGATTCAGTAAAAATGTGTTAGTATTGAGAATGATAATTTTTTATGCACGTATACAATGTCCATTCTATGTCAAGATTTTATTATGCTTGTAAGGACGTAGGATTTGATTGCAGTTACCATATTGATGAACCAACTCATAAGGATCTGTGGAACAAAATAAGGATACATAATAGATATGCACACAATCAATTTGATATTACCCCTGAATGGGAAGAAAAAATAAATAAGGCAATACAGGAAAAGTGAAGTAATGAGACCGATACCGACCATACTCAGGTCTGATGAGCTTATAGATAAGAGCCTGAAGAAAGCGTCAAAAATAGACGAGCCTTACGACAAGATATTTGAGAATAAGGTTAGAAAGGAAAATATAGACAGAATTGCAACTGCAGAGAGTGTTTCCGCAATATATCTAAAAAGGATAGTTAAGAAATTTCCAACTTCTGAAAAACTCCATCCGTTCTA contains:
- a CDS encoding DUF1059 domain-containing protein, which gives rise to MSRFYYACKDVGFDCSYHIDEPTHKDLWNKIRIHNRYAHNQFDITPEWEEKINKAIQEK